Part of the Henckelia pumila isolate YLH828 chromosome 2, ASM3356847v2, whole genome shotgun sequence genome is shown below.
tttaaaaatacaaaaagaTATGTGCTCGAGTTTAAAAAAGCACAGAGAGCTggtaaatcattattttttcatttttcgcAATCTCGTTATTTCACGGTTAATGTATGCAATTACccattctatatatatatatatatatatatctatctatctacCTAAGCGAGGATGTTAGAGCCTGGAACAGGTTTTCATCACAAGGAAGAGTGAGGCCGTTTTCGTGGTCGAAGCCGAACTCTTCCTCGGCAAGCTGCAAAAGGCTCTGAAACTCAGGCCGGCTGAGGAAGGAGATGGGGACAATGAATCTGCTCCTGTTCTTTCCCACGTACACCACGAAATGGCCCTTGGGGACATCCACTGGCAGCCCTTCTTCTCCGTCGCCGCCTTGCGATCGCTTCCCTAAGCTCGAGCAACGCCTCACGATTTGCTTGATCACCGCTTTCTGTGACATTTTGTTCGATTTCTTGATTGCCATTTTAGCCCTTTTTTCTTCGGCTTTTCGGTTGGAGATCGaaaatgtgtatatatatataataataatatgatttGTTAGAAGATTTAATATAATGGTTTGATGTTGAAAATATTGCATGTGGTTGTGGGGTAAAGAGATCGACCAGGAGGGTGAACATGATGTTGGTATTGTAATCAAACAATATGATTTTACCCAATATTGTTGGGTCTCATCAAGACAATTGGGTCCCCTTTTTCTCGAATTAAATTGACTTTTAACCAACGGCTTGGACTGAGACGAGCTAGAAAAATTAATTTCGGTGATGGggtgaaaattaaataatttttttagaaatataatttctagtAATCCGCACCTTGTTTTACGAAATTAAattgtaaaacatgattaaaaatcataatCTTCATTGGTCAAGTGCTTAATCAGATCAAAAATAGGAAACATGACTTCGGAACTACCGAGGAGTTCGGAACATCCAAACTCCAGATTGGAAGATCCGAACAGGGTCGGAGGCACTGTTCAtgttcggaagctaagggtgtAGGTTGGAAGATCCGAACCGCATGATCAGAACGTCCAATCAGATTTATGCCATGCAATTAATGAGGTGTCAATATCGTGGTTTTTCTTTGGAAAAGTGGGAATTAGCAAGCAAATATGTGAATTCTTACATAGATAGAGGTCAAGGAGAGGTGAAGGAAGTGTTGGATTTAAGTTATGATGAATTACCATATCAACTTA
Proteins encoded:
- the LOC140884618 gene encoding auxin-responsive protein SAUR50-like, giving the protein MAIKKSNKMSQKAVIKQIVRRCSSLGKRSQGGDGEEGLPVDVPKGHFVVYVGKNRSRFIVPISFLSRPEFQSLLQLAEEEFGFDHENGLTLPCDENLFQALTSSLR